In Kogia breviceps isolate mKogBre1 chromosome 7, mKogBre1 haplotype 1, whole genome shotgun sequence, a single window of DNA contains:
- the MEN1 gene encoding menin isoform X1 has protein sequence MPRPAAMGLKAAQKTLFPLRSIDDVVRLFAAELGREEPDLVLLSLVLGFVEHFLAVNRVIPTNVPELTFQPSPAPDPPGGLTYFPVADLSIIAALYARFTAQIRGAVDLSLYPREGGVSSRELVKKVSDVIWNSLSRSYFKDRAHIQSLFSFITGTKLDSSGVAFAVVGACQALGLRDVHLALSEDHAWVVFGPNGEQTAEVTWHGKGNEDRRGQTVNAGVAERSWLYLKGSYMRCDRKMEVAFMVCAINPSIDLHTDSLELLQLQQKLLWLLYDLGHLERYPMALGNLADLEELEPTPGRPDPLTLYHKGIASAKTYYRDEHIYPYMYLAGYHCRNRNVREALQAWADTATVIQDYNYCREDEEIYKEFFEVANDVIPNLLKEAASLLEAGEERPGEQTQGTQSQGSALQDPECFAHLLRFYDGICKWEEGSPTPVLHVGWATFLVQSLGRFEGQVRQKVRIVSREAEAAEAEEPWGEEAREGRRRGPRRESKPEEPPPPKKPALDKGPGAGQGAVPGPPRKPPGTIPSTTRGPEGGSVAPALAPAASPPPEGPVLTFQSEKMKGMKELLVATKINSSAIKLQLTAQSQVQMKKQKVSTPSDYTLSFLKRQRKGL, from the exons AT GCCGAGGCCCGCCGCCATGGGGCTGAAGGCCGCCCAGAAGACGCTGTTCCCGCTGCGCTCCATCGACGACGTGGTGCGCCTGTTCGCTGCCGAGCTGGGCCGAGAGGAGCCGGACCTGGTGCTCCTATCCTTGGTACTGGGCTTCGTGGAGCACTTCCTAGCTGTCAACCGCGTCATCCCCACCAACGTCCCCGAGCTCACTTTTCAGCCCAGCCCTGCGCCCGACCCTCCTGGCGGCCTCACCTACTTCCCTGTGGCCGACCTGTCCATCATCGCCGCGCTCTATGCCCGCTTCACCGCCCAGATCCGCGGCGCCGTCGACCTGTCTCTCTACCCGCGAGAGGGGGGTGTCTCCAGCCGCGAGCTGGTAAAGAAGGTCTCCGATGTCATCTGGAACAGCCTCAGCCGCTCCTACTTCAAGGATCGGGCCCACATCCAGTCCCTCTTCAGCTTCATCACAG GCACCAAACTGGACAGCTCTGGTGTGGCCTTTGCTGTGGTGGGGGCCTGCCAGGCTCTGGGTCTCCGGGATGTCCACCTGGCCTTGTCTGAGGACCATGCCTGGGTAGTGTTTGGGCCCAATGGAGAACAAACAGCTGAGGTCACCTGGCATGGCAAGGGCAACGAGGACCGCAGAGGCCAGACAGTCAACGCGGGTGTGGCTGAGCGG AGCTGGCTGTACCTGAAAGGATCATACATGCGCTGTGACCGCAAGATGGAGGTGGCATTTATGGTGTGCGCCATCAACCCTTCTATTGACCTGCACACTGACTCCCTGGAACTGCTGCAGCTGCAGCAG AAGCTGCTCTGGCTGCTCTATGACCTGGGACATCTGGAAAG GTACCCTATGGCGCTGGGGAATCTGGCAGATCTGGAGGAGCTGGAGCCTACCCCTGGCCGGCCGGACCCCCTCACCCTCTACCACAAG GGCATTGCCTCAGCCAAGACCTACTACCGGGATGAGCACATCTACCCCTACATGTACTTGGCTGGCTACCATTGTCGCAACCGCAACGTGCGTGAAGCCCTGCAGGCCTGGGCCGACACGGCTACTGTCATCCAGGA CTACAACTACTGCCGTGAAGATGAGGAGATCTACAAGGAGTTCTTTGAAGTAGCCAATGATGTCATCCCCAACCTGCTGAAGGAGGCTGCCAGCCTGTTGGAGGCTGGCGAGGAGCGGCCAGGGGAGCAGACCCAG GGCACCCAGAGCCAGGGTTCTGCCCTCCAGGACCCAGAGTGCTTCGCCCATCTGCTGCGATTCTACGATGGCATCTGCAAATGGGAAGAGGGCAGTCCCACGCCCGTGCTGCACGTGGGCTGGGCCACCTTCCTTGTGCAGTCCTTAGGCCGTTTTGAGGGACAG GTGCGGCAGAAGGTACGCATAGTGAGCAGAGAGGCAGAGGCGGCCGAGGCAGAAGAGCCCTGGGGCGAGGAAGCCCGAGAAGGCCGGCGGCGGGGCCCGCGGCGGGAATCCAAGCCTGAGGAGCCTCCGCCGCCTAAGAAGCCGGCGCTGGACAAGGGCCCAGGTGCGGGCCAGGGTGCGGTGCCAGGACCCCCCCGGAAGCCCCCAGGCACCATCCCGAGCACTACCCGCGGCCCTGAAGGTGGCAGCGTGGCTCCGGCGCTGGCGCCCGCCGCCTCGCCGCCACCGGAGGGTCCGGTGCTCACTTTTCAGAGCGAGAAGATGAAGGGCATGAAGGAGCTCCTTGTGGCCACCAAGATCAATTCGAGCGCCATCAAGCTGCAGCTCACAGCGCAGTCACAAgtgcagatgaagaagcagaagGTGTCTACACCTAGTGACTACACTCTTTCATTCCTCAAGCGGCAGCGCAAGGGCCTCTGA
- the MEN1 gene encoding menin isoform X2: MGLKAAQKTLFPLRSIDDVVRLFAAELGREEPDLVLLSLVLGFVEHFLAVNRVIPTNVPELTFQPSPAPDPPGGLTYFPVADLSIIAALYARFTAQIRGAVDLSLYPREGGVSSRELVKKVSDVIWNSLSRSYFKDRAHIQSLFSFITGTKLDSSGVAFAVVGACQALGLRDVHLALSEDHAWVVFGPNGEQTAEVTWHGKGNEDRRGQTVNAGVAERSWLYLKGSYMRCDRKMEVAFMVCAINPSIDLHTDSLELLQLQQKLLWLLYDLGHLERYPMALGNLADLEELEPTPGRPDPLTLYHKGIASAKTYYRDEHIYPYMYLAGYHCRNRNVREALQAWADTATVIQDYNYCREDEEIYKEFFEVANDVIPNLLKEAASLLEAGEERPGEQTQGTQSQGSALQDPECFAHLLRFYDGICKWEEGSPTPVLHVGWATFLVQSLGRFEGQVRQKVRIVSREAEAAEAEEPWGEEAREGRRRGPRRESKPEEPPPPKKPALDKGPGAGQGAVPGPPRKPPGTIPSTTRGPEGGSVAPALAPAASPPPEGPVLTFQSEKMKGMKELLVATKINSSAIKLQLTAQSQVQMKKQKVSTPSDYTLSFLKRQRKGL, from the exons ATGGGGCTGAAGGCCGCCCAGAAGACGCTGTTCCCGCTGCGCTCCATCGACGACGTGGTGCGCCTGTTCGCTGCCGAGCTGGGCCGAGAGGAGCCGGACCTGGTGCTCCTATCCTTGGTACTGGGCTTCGTGGAGCACTTCCTAGCTGTCAACCGCGTCATCCCCACCAACGTCCCCGAGCTCACTTTTCAGCCCAGCCCTGCGCCCGACCCTCCTGGCGGCCTCACCTACTTCCCTGTGGCCGACCTGTCCATCATCGCCGCGCTCTATGCCCGCTTCACCGCCCAGATCCGCGGCGCCGTCGACCTGTCTCTCTACCCGCGAGAGGGGGGTGTCTCCAGCCGCGAGCTGGTAAAGAAGGTCTCCGATGTCATCTGGAACAGCCTCAGCCGCTCCTACTTCAAGGATCGGGCCCACATCCAGTCCCTCTTCAGCTTCATCACAG GCACCAAACTGGACAGCTCTGGTGTGGCCTTTGCTGTGGTGGGGGCCTGCCAGGCTCTGGGTCTCCGGGATGTCCACCTGGCCTTGTCTGAGGACCATGCCTGGGTAGTGTTTGGGCCCAATGGAGAACAAACAGCTGAGGTCACCTGGCATGGCAAGGGCAACGAGGACCGCAGAGGCCAGACAGTCAACGCGGGTGTGGCTGAGCGG AGCTGGCTGTACCTGAAAGGATCATACATGCGCTGTGACCGCAAGATGGAGGTGGCATTTATGGTGTGCGCCATCAACCCTTCTATTGACCTGCACACTGACTCCCTGGAACTGCTGCAGCTGCAGCAG AAGCTGCTCTGGCTGCTCTATGACCTGGGACATCTGGAAAG GTACCCTATGGCGCTGGGGAATCTGGCAGATCTGGAGGAGCTGGAGCCTACCCCTGGCCGGCCGGACCCCCTCACCCTCTACCACAAG GGCATTGCCTCAGCCAAGACCTACTACCGGGATGAGCACATCTACCCCTACATGTACTTGGCTGGCTACCATTGTCGCAACCGCAACGTGCGTGAAGCCCTGCAGGCCTGGGCCGACACGGCTACTGTCATCCAGGA CTACAACTACTGCCGTGAAGATGAGGAGATCTACAAGGAGTTCTTTGAAGTAGCCAATGATGTCATCCCCAACCTGCTGAAGGAGGCTGCCAGCCTGTTGGAGGCTGGCGAGGAGCGGCCAGGGGAGCAGACCCAG GGCACCCAGAGCCAGGGTTCTGCCCTCCAGGACCCAGAGTGCTTCGCCCATCTGCTGCGATTCTACGATGGCATCTGCAAATGGGAAGAGGGCAGTCCCACGCCCGTGCTGCACGTGGGCTGGGCCACCTTCCTTGTGCAGTCCTTAGGCCGTTTTGAGGGACAG GTGCGGCAGAAGGTACGCATAGTGAGCAGAGAGGCAGAGGCGGCCGAGGCAGAAGAGCCCTGGGGCGAGGAAGCCCGAGAAGGCCGGCGGCGGGGCCCGCGGCGGGAATCCAAGCCTGAGGAGCCTCCGCCGCCTAAGAAGCCGGCGCTGGACAAGGGCCCAGGTGCGGGCCAGGGTGCGGTGCCAGGACCCCCCCGGAAGCCCCCAGGCACCATCCCGAGCACTACCCGCGGCCCTGAAGGTGGCAGCGTGGCTCCGGCGCTGGCGCCCGCCGCCTCGCCGCCACCGGAGGGTCCGGTGCTCACTTTTCAGAGCGAGAAGATGAAGGGCATGAAGGAGCTCCTTGTGGCCACCAAGATCAATTCGAGCGCCATCAAGCTGCAGCTCACAGCGCAGTCACAAgtgcagatgaagaagcagaagGTGTCTACACCTAGTGACTACACTCTTTCATTCCTCAAGCGGCAGCGCAAGGGCCTCTGA